CGCCGATCTCGTGCAGGACGGGCTCGACTTCCCGGACGACGAACGGCAGGGTCACGAAGATCGTCGCGAGCACCATGCCGGGAAGGCCGAAGATGACCCGGAATCCGAGCGATTCGATGCCGCCGAACCACCCGTTGACGCCCCACAGCAGGATCAGGGACACGCCGACGACGATCGGCGAGACGGCGAACGGCAGGTCCACGACCGCCTGCAGCGCGCCGCGGCCCGGGAACCGCCCACGCACCAGCGCCAGCGCGGTGACGATGCCGAACACCACGTTGATCGGGACCACGATGGCCACGATGATCAACGAGAGGTTGAGTGCGGAGATCGCGGCGGGCGTGGAAATGGACTCGATGAACGCCCCGATGCCGTTCTCGAACGTGCGATAGAGGATCACCAGGATCGGCACGACGAGCAGGCCGAAGAGATACAGCAGCGCAACGGTGCGCAGGGAGATGCGGGTGGCCGGAGAGAGCTTCACTTCGCCTCCTCCTGCCGACGCTGGCCGCGAGTGGCGAACAACCGCAGCACGAACAGCGTCACGAACGCGATGAGCAGCAGTGCCACCGACACCGACGCCGCGGCACCGGGCCGGTCGATCTCGATCTGCTGTTGGATGTACTGCGAGGCGACCTGCGTGTCACGGGGGATGTTGCCACCGATCAGCACGATCGACCCGTACTCGCCGATCGCCCGCGCGAACGCCAGACCCGCACCGCTGATGACGGCCGGCGTCAGGGTGGGCAGCACGATGCGCCGGAAGATGGTGCCGTTGGAGGCACCGAGCGAGGCCGCGGCCTCCTCCACCTCGCGGTCGAGTTCGATGAGCACCGGCTGCACCGAGCGGACCACGAACGGCAGGGTCACGAAGGCCAGCGCCACGACGAGGCCCGCCCGGGTGGCGTTGAGGTGGATGTCGATCGGGCTCTGCGGTCCGTACAGGGACAGCAGCACGATGCTCGCCACGATCGTCGGCAACGCGAAGGGAAGGTCGATGAGCGCGTTGACGATCCGCTTCCCCGGGAACTCGTCGCGGACCAGCACCCACGCGATCAGCGTGCCCATCACCACGTTGACCACCGCCACCACCGCAGACACCATGACGGTGATCTGCAGCGAGGCCAGGGCCACGGGCGAGGTGACGGCATCGATGAAACCGCTGATCCCGTTCTCGAACGATGCCACCGTGAGCGCCGCGAGCGGCAGCAACACGATCACACTCAGCCACAGCGCGGCGATTCCGATTCCCAGTGGCCCGACCGCGCCGGTGACCTTGGCGATCTTCCGGCGTGGCGGGCGACGGCGCGGGGGCGGCGCCGGGGCGGCGCCCCCGTCCGTCGTCAGTACGTCACTCACGTTCTTCGTCGTTCCTACTCGGAGGCGTTGTCGTCGATC
This genomic interval from Rhodococcus triatomae contains the following:
- the cysW gene encoding sulfate ABC transporter permease subunit CysW; this encodes MKLSPATRISLRTVALLYLFGLLVVPILVILYRTFENGIGAFIESISTPAAISALNLSLIIVAIVVPINVVFGIVTALALVRGRFPGRGALQAVVDLPFAVSPIVVGVSLILLWGVNGWFGGIESLGFRVIFGLPGMVLATIFVTLPFVVREVEPVLHEIGEEQEQAAATLGANKWQTFWRITLPAIRWGLTYGVVLTVARSLGEFGAVIMVSSGFPGVSQTLTLLVHSRYIDDHNTFGAYSAATLLMGIALLTLLLMTLLDRKRSTT
- the cysT gene encoding sulfate ABC transporter permease subunit CysT encodes the protein MSDVLTTDGGAAPAPPPRRRPPRRKIAKVTGAVGPLGIGIAALWLSVIVLLPLAALTVASFENGISGFIDAVTSPVALASLQITVMVSAVVAVVNVVMGTLIAWVLVRDEFPGKRIVNALIDLPFALPTIVASIVLLSLYGPQSPIDIHLNATRAGLVVALAFVTLPFVVRSVQPVLIELDREVEEAAASLGASNGTIFRRIVLPTLTPAVISGAGLAFARAIGEYGSIVLIGGNIPRDTQVASQYIQQQIEIDRPGAAASVSVALLLIAFVTLFVLRLFATRGQRRQEEAK